The genomic segment CCTCAACGATTTGTCCAATTCGCTCAAGCCCGTCTATTTGCCTGGTGAATCGACCGAAGTGCGGATCGTGAAGCCTGGGGAAGAAGCCGGCCAAGGCATCGGTTATTTGGACGACGGCACGATGGTGGTGGTGGAAGGCGCCCGCGAACACGTGAACCAGTTGGTTCGCGTGGCCGTCACGAGTGTGCTGCAAACCAGCGCCGGCCGCATGGTGTTTGGCCGGTACGATGGCCCCGCCCGGGCCGCATAATTTCCCCTCTTCTCTGGGAGAAGATTTGGGTGCAGGCGCCGGCTGCCCGCTCAGGCAGCGCGGCGTTGTTCTTCGCGCTGCGGGTCGTGCAAAATTTGCTCAGCGGTAGCGGCCCCGGCATCGCTGATCTGCAGCGCGCGGCGGCGTTTGCGCCAACGGCTGAAAAGATCGTACGTCAGGAGACATCCAATTCCGACCAGCGCATGCTGCAAGGTCGAAGGACCTTCGCCAGCCAGCAAGCATTGAAAAATTTGGCACGCCATGGCTGAACCTCCATGTAGCAACCGGGCAAGGTCGACGGGCGTCGGCCGAGCGCAGGGCGTTAGTAAGTGACAAACCGAGTCGCCAGAGCACAGGACGGCTTAATCCTTGCCGCCCAAGTAACTTGAAAAGCCAAATCAGAACACGGTCGAAAAAGCGTGGCAATTGTAGCGACGAGCCAAAACC from the Pirellulales bacterium genome contains:
- a CDS encoding TRAM domain-containing protein, whose amino-acid sequence is LNDLSNSLKPVYLPGESTEVRIVKPGEEAGQGIGYLDDGTMVVVEGAREHVNQLVRVAVTSVLQTSAGRMVFGRYDGPARAA